A stretch of DNA from Cyanobium sp. AMD-g:
CAGCTGGGCCGACCAGCGGGCTTTCTGGCTCAGGGCTTCCAGCACATAGCCCCAGTCCTCGTCGTTGAGCACATCGAGCCAGAGCTTCACCTTGTAAGGGTCTGGATCGGTGCCCTGCACCCGGGCATGGACCCGGCGTCCCTCGAAGCGGATCGAGACGACATTGCCCTCCCGGGCGTAGGTCCAGGCGCGCTCCAGGCGTTTCTTGAACCGGTAGGAGTGGATCAGCTCCATCCACTGCTCCACCCACCAGGGCTGCTGCCCCAGACCCTGCTGGCCCAGCTGGGTGGTGATGGCGCCATTGGCGCCGGGGAAGGAGCTGGTCATACCGCCGGCCTCAGGCCCCCATCCTGACGCCTACCGGACCCACTGGCCTAGGTTGTCCCGACGCAGGGCGTGGAGTCCTTGAATCGCATCACGTTCGGCGCCGGCGACGGTTTTCACAGTCTTCTGAGAGCAAGGGTTCACGAGCATTTCGAGAGCACGGGCCAGGACCGGCGTGACTCCCGGGCCATGGTGGTCAAATCGGCCCTGATCCTGGGCTGGTTCGCGCTCACCTACGGGTTGCTCGTCTTCCAGGCCAGCAGCTGGCCGGTGGCTGTGGCCCTCTCAGCCTGTCTCGGCCTGGCGATCGCCGCCATCGGCTTCAACATTCAGCACGACGGTGGCCACGGCGCCTACTCGCGCCACCGCTGGATCAACAAGGCCGCCGCCATGACGCTCGACCTGCTGGGCGGCAGTTCCCTGATCTGGGCCCACAAGCACAACGGTCTGCACCACACCTTCACCAACATCTCCGGCCACGACGACGACATCAACCTCGGATTGATCGGGCGTCTCTCGCCCCACCAGCCCCACTGCTGGTGGCACCGCTGGCAGCACCTCTATCTGTGGCCCCTCTACGGCATGCTGCCGATCAAGTGGCAGTTCTTCGACGACTTCGCTGACCTGGCCAGCCGGGGCCGCGGTGACCATTCCCTGCCCCCGCTCTCACCGGCCGACT
This window harbors:
- a CDS encoding acyl-CoA desaturase; this encodes MNRITFGAGDGFHSLLRARVHEHFESTGQDRRDSRAMVVKSALILGWFALTYGLLVFQASSWPVAVALSACLGLAIAAIGFNIQHDGGHGAYSRHRWINKAAAMTLDLLGGSSLIWAHKHNGLHHTFTNISGHDDDINLGLIGRLSPHQPHCWWHRWQHLYLWPLYGMLPIKWQFFDDFADLASRGRGDHSLPPLSPADWLLVVGGKVIFFSLAFALPLQRHSFAAVIGCYLVTAMVQGIVLSVVFQLAHCVEEADFPGVAAAGAGMGPWADHQLATTVDFSRSNGLLSWLLGGLNFQVEHHLFPRICHVHYPQLSAIVEQTCRDCGVPFRSHRSLLAGVVSHYRWLRRMGQMPAAATPLALPVLLPVMGKPDVAALVSR